A genome region from Tolypothrix sp. PCC 7712 includes the following:
- a CDS encoding polysaccharide deacetylase family protein has translation MSYAMQDLEKFLEYLAHNNYWFLSTQELYDYFIDRNRDIPQEYVGKKPIMLSFDDSYKTVYTNIVPVLERLEKEFKQKIKIVLFVNPGTLAKIHHPSTTYLSCEDLRTGFAKGFYDIQSHGENHKDLAKITVSDLNQELAQAQIELRECLTGLAAPQEIARHIAYPYGSMNHQVETYAAKYYQSGYLYNSTILRFRWLQDKYRISRLTVNRAKSPERLIQMATRSFIISK, from the coding sequence ATGTCTTATGCAATGCAAGATTTAGAAAAGTTTCTAGAATACTTAGCTCATAATAATTATTGGTTTTTATCAACTCAAGAATTATATGATTACTTTATTGATCGCAACCGAGATATTCCGCAAGAATATGTTGGTAAAAAGCCCATAATGTTAAGCTTTGATGATAGTTATAAAACTGTATATACTAACATTGTCCCAGTTTTGGAAAGGTTAGAAAAAGAATTTAAGCAAAAAATCAAAATAGTTTTATTTGTGAATCCTGGTACGTTAGCTAAAATTCATCATCCCTCAACCACATACCTGAGTTGTGAGGATTTGAGAACAGGATTTGCTAAGGGATTTTATGATATTCAATCTCATGGAGAAAACCACAAAGATTTAGCTAAAATTACTGTTTCTGATTTAAATCAGGAACTAGCTCAAGCTCAAATTGAACTTAGAGAATGTCTGACTGGATTAGCAGCACCGCAAGAGATTGCTAGGCACATTGCATATCCTTATGGTTCTATGAATCACCAGGTAGAAACCTACGCTGCGAAGTATTATCAATCAGGCTATCTGTATAACAGCACTATTTTACGCTTCCGTTGGTTACAGGATAAATATCGGATTTCGCGCCTCACAGTAAATCGAGCAAAATCACCTGAACGATTGATTCAAATGGCTACTCGGTCTTTTATTATCTCTAAATAG
- the psbQ gene encoding photosystem II protein PsbQ: MSRQRSLLSLVFVLLATLLISCGSPTVAKAPPTYTTAQLTKIQTYVPEIQAVRDRLDELKDLIQRKDWIFVGNFIHGPLAEARLDMTYVIPNLLPQDEAVARQTARDLFNHLVKIDQAATSGNSILALNNTQAVVADLDKFLNLLPKTSAEAES, translated from the coding sequence ATGTCGCGTCAACGCTCTCTTTTGTCATTGGTTTTCGTATTATTGGCAACCCTACTGATCAGTTGTGGCAGTCCTACTGTCGCCAAAGCACCACCTACTTATACAACAGCACAACTGACGAAAATTCAGACATATGTGCCAGAGATTCAGGCTGTGCGCGATCGCTTAGACGAACTAAAAGACCTCATCCAACGCAAAGATTGGATATTTGTGGGTAATTTTATACATGGGCCTCTGGCAGAAGCTCGGTTAGACATGACTTATGTAATTCCTAACCTCTTACCCCAGGATGAAGCTGTAGCACGTCAAACAGCACGTGATTTGTTTAACCACTTGGTGAAAATCGACCAAGCTGCAACATCTGGCAATAGTATACTTGCTTTAAATAATACTCAAGCAGTGGTTGCAGATCTAGATAAATTCCTCAATCTGCTTCCCAAGACAAGCGCTGAAGCTGAGTCATAA
- a CDS encoding NAD(P)/FAD-dependent oxidoreductase gives MSHVVIIGCGVVGAAIAYELSQVKGLSITVLDSQPPAQASTGAALGVLMGIISQKLKGKAWQLRQTSVQRYETLIPELEAITGRKIPFNRQGIVSLCLEGEDLADKQKLLEIRQSQGWNLEIWDKAKLQNLCPQIVNEQVTGAVYSPQDRQLDPTALTLALVAAAQHNGVSCKFGVTVLNAQSSPQLTPSENSPQVCHQLETTAGTITADWVVVAAGLGSTPLTSQLNQKIDIRPVLGQAIQVSLGHPLGNPDFQPAITGNDVHIVPVGGGDYWIGATVEFPSDRNEIPPNQELLESVRQQAIAFCPELASATIVRTWSGLRPRPEGRPAPIIGNLPGFSNVLLATGHYRNGVLLAPATAYAIREMIIPSNSQ, from the coding sequence ATGAGTCATGTAGTTATTATCGGTTGCGGTGTAGTTGGCGCAGCGATCGCCTATGAACTAAGTCAAGTTAAAGGTCTGAGTATCACTGTTTTAGATAGCCAGCCACCCGCACAAGCATCCACTGGCGCTGCACTTGGCGTTTTAATGGGTATCATTAGCCAAAAACTCAAAGGAAAAGCTTGGCAGTTACGACAAACTAGCGTCCAACGCTATGAAACTCTGATTCCCGAATTAGAAGCAATCACAGGGCGAAAAATCCCTTTTAACCGTCAGGGAATCGTCAGCCTTTGCTTAGAAGGGGAAGATTTAGCAGATAAACAAAAATTACTAGAAATTCGCCAATCCCAAGGCTGGAATTTAGAAATTTGGGACAAGGCGAAACTGCAAAATCTCTGTCCGCAGATAGTTAACGAACAAGTTACAGGTGCTGTCTATTCTCCGCAAGACCGCCAACTTGACCCCACAGCTTTAACATTAGCTTTAGTTGCAGCTGCTCAACACAACGGCGTTAGCTGTAAATTTGGCGTGACGGTGTTAAATGCCCAATCTTCACCGCAATTAACACCAAGCGAAAACTCTCCCCAAGTTTGTCACCAGCTAGAAACCACAGCTGGAACAATTACGGCTGACTGGGTTGTTGTTGCTGCTGGGTTGGGTTCCACACCCTTAACATCGCAACTCAATCAAAAAATTGATATTCGTCCTGTGCTAGGACAAGCAATACAAGTTAGTTTAGGGCATCCATTAGGAAATCCTGATTTCCAGCCAGCAATTACGGGGAATGATGTGCATATTGTTCCCGTTGGCGGTGGCGATTATTGGATTGGTGCAACTGTCGAATTTCCTAGCGATCGCAATGAAATTCCCCCCAATCAAGAACTACTCGAATCTGTCAGACAACAAGCGATCGCATTTTGTCCAGAATTAGCCAGCGCAACTATTGTCCGTACTTGGTCAGGTTTACGCCCCCGCCCCGAAGGTCGCCCAGCCCCAATTATCGGTAACTTACCAGGGTTTAGTAATGTCCTCTTAGCCACCGGACATTATCGCAACGGCGTTTTACTCGCACCTGCCACAGCTTATGCAATTCGTGAGATGATTATTCCTAGTAATTCTCAATAA
- a CDS encoding alpha/beta fold hydrolase encodes MSISENKITVNSLDWFYREAAPIGRTDLIPVVLLHGIVSQSYSWRNILPALASQGTRAIAPDWIGYGFSATPEKRDFAYTPEAFITALAGFIQALEIEKFSLVVQGFLGSVGLQYALRHPEQIANLAILNAPISTAAKLPWKIKQMGLPLAGEMMTQDPLLVDRTLEGGSRYRIGDKDLDVYRRPFLKSSAPGRSLLATIRNSQLDSAMQEVESGFKQWQQPILIQWGMIDPWLPVEIAQSFVDAVPNAELVKLNNVGHYPQEHYHETILEDLLPFMRRAESK; translated from the coding sequence GTGTCAATATCAGAAAATAAAATCACCGTAAATTCATTAGATTGGTTCTATCGCGAAGCTGCACCAATCGGTAGAACTGACTTAATACCTGTAGTATTACTACACGGTATAGTTTCACAAAGTTACAGTTGGCGCAATATTTTACCAGCTTTAGCCAGCCAAGGAACAAGAGCGATCGCCCCCGATTGGATCGGTTATGGCTTTTCCGCAACTCCCGAAAAAAGAGATTTTGCCTACACTCCAGAAGCTTTTATTACAGCTTTAGCAGGATTTATTCAAGCCTTAGAAATTGAAAAATTTTCTTTAGTTGTCCAGGGTTTTTTAGGTTCTGTGGGATTACAATATGCCTTGCGTCACCCAGAACAAATAGCTAACTTAGCTATTTTAAATGCCCCCATTTCCACTGCTGCCAAATTGCCTTGGAAAATTAAACAAATGGGCTTACCTTTAGCAGGTGAAATGATGACACAAGACCCCCTTTTAGTTGATAGAACCCTAGAAGGAGGGAGTCGTTATCGCATAGGAGATAAAGATTTAGATGTTTATCGCCGTCCATTTTTGAAAAGTTCTGCACCAGGGCGGAGTTTGCTTGCAACTATTCGTAATTCGCAACTAGATTCAGCCATGCAAGAAGTTGAATCTGGTTTTAAACAATGGCAACAACCAATTTTAATTCAATGGGGAATGATTGACCCTTGGTTACCTGTAGAAATAGCACAAAGTTTTGTCGATGCTGTACCCAATGCAGAATTAGTCAAACTAAATAACGTTGGTCATTACCCACAAGAACATTATCACGAAACGATTCTCGAAGACCTTTTGCCCTTCATGCGGCGTGCAGAATCAAAGTAA
- the hemJ gene encoding protoporphyrinogen oxidase HemJ encodes MAYSWFKAFHIIGFVVWFAGLFYLVRLFIYHVEANQEPEPARTILKNQYQIMEKRLYNIITTPGMLVTVAMAIGLISTEPDVLKEGWLHIKLLFVTLLIGYHHYCSRLMKKLAVDECRWNSQQLRALNEAPTVMLMVIVLLAVFKNNLPTDITAWVIFASIILMAVTIQLYAKKRKRDKEKLEAQIGQVVQEQS; translated from the coding sequence ATGGCTTATTCTTGGTTTAAAGCTTTTCATATTATTGGCTTCGTAGTTTGGTTTGCTGGGTTATTTTACCTAGTGCGTCTTTTTATCTATCACGTTGAAGCGAACCAAGAACCAGAACCAGCACGCACGATACTGAAAAATCAGTATCAAATTATGGAAAAACGCCTCTACAATATCATCACTACCCCAGGAATGTTAGTGACGGTAGCAATGGCAATTGGTTTAATCTCAACTGAACCAGATGTATTAAAAGAGGGTTGGTTACATATCAAACTGTTGTTTGTTACTCTCTTAATTGGCTATCATCATTACTGCTCTCGCCTCATGAAAAAATTAGCAGTAGATGAATGCCGTTGGAATAGTCAACAGTTACGTGCTTTAAATGAAGCGCCTACAGTGATGTTGATGGTGATTGTATTACTGGCTGTGTTCAAAAATAATCTGCCTACTGATATCACCGCTTGGGTTATTTTTGCATCGATTATTTTAATGGCAGTGACTATTCAGCTTTACGCTAAAAAACGCAAACGCGATAAAGAAAAGCTAGAAGCACAAATAGGCCAGGTTGTACAAGAACAAAGCTAA
- a CDS encoding DUF6671 family protein: protein MNYQQFFHNRVAILATMHQKEQAIAPILEELNIQIIVPQDFNTDIFGTFTREIERPGNQIAAARLKAEKALELTGKNLAIASEGSFAPHPYIPYLYSNREIVILLDQEKDLEIIGEELSLETNFNHQIAENFTAAYDFALKVGFPEHGLVVSYQESPKDSNEIIKGITTKEKLTEAVNWALNNSPDGKVHLETDMRALYNPTRMKNIAKATQNLLNKIKSQCPQCYTPGFEITERIQGLPCEMCATPTNLLLAVVYQCKKCGFSQEKLFPEDREFADPAQCMYCNP, encoded by the coding sequence ATGAATTATCAGCAATTTTTTCATAATCGTGTGGCAATACTAGCAACCATGCATCAAAAAGAGCAAGCTATTGCCCCTATATTGGAAGAATTAAACATTCAAATTATCGTACCGCAGGATTTTAATACTGATATTTTTGGCACATTTACAAGAGAGATAGAACGCCCAGGAAACCAAATTGCAGCAGCTAGATTAAAAGCAGAAAAAGCACTAGAATTAACAGGTAAAAATTTAGCGATCGCTAGTGAAGGTAGCTTTGCACCTCATCCTTATATACCTTATCTTTACTCTAATCGGGAAATCGTCATTTTATTAGATCAAGAAAAAGACTTAGAAATTATTGGCGAAGAATTATCATTAGAAACTAATTTTAATCATCAGATAGCAGAGAATTTTACCGCAGCCTATGATTTTGCCTTAAAAGTTGGGTTTCCTGAACATGGTTTAGTTGTTAGTTATCAGGAATCACCCAAAGATAGCAATGAGATAATTAAAGGTATTACTACTAAAGAAAAACTTACTGAAGCGGTGAATTGGGCATTAAATAATTCTCCCGATGGAAAAGTGCATCTGGAAACCGATATGCGCGCACTTTATAACCCCACCCGCATGAAAAATATTGCCAAAGCCACCCAGAACTTATTAAACAAGATAAAAAGCCAATGTCCACAATGTTATACGCCTGGATTTGAGATTACAGAACGCATCCAAGGCTTACCCTGTGAAATGTGCGCTACACCCACAAATTTATTGCTTGCAGTTGTTTATCAATGCAAAAAATGTGGTTTCAGCCAAGAAAAATTGTTCCCTGAAGATAGAGAATTTGCCGATCCGGCGCAATGTATGTATTGCAACCCCTAG
- the ung gene encoding uracil-DNA glycosylase: MTHIRLSPSWQTVLAEEFDKPYFSKLQNFLLAERQSYTIYPPEEQIFSAFELTPYENVNVFLLGQDPYHDQNQAHGLCFSVQPGIKPPPSLINIFKELKDDVGFEIPNHGYLVSWAKQGILMLNAVLTVRAHTPNSHKNQGWETFTDAVISKVNQKLDPVVFVLWGGYAQKKLKLIDTKRHTVIQSAHPSPLSARNGFFGSKPFSAINSALRSFGKPEIDWQIPDL; this comes from the coding sequence GTGACGCACATCAGATTGTCACCCTCTTGGCAAACAGTACTAGCTGAAGAGTTTGATAAACCATATTTCAGTAAGCTACAAAATTTTTTATTAGCGGAACGCCAATCTTATACTATCTACCCACCAGAAGAGCAGATTTTTTCAGCTTTTGAATTGACACCTTATGAGAACGTGAATGTTTTTTTACTAGGTCAAGATCCTTACCATGACCAAAACCAGGCACATGGATTATGCTTTTCTGTACAACCTGGTATCAAGCCGCCACCATCACTAATTAATATATTTAAAGAACTCAAAGATGATGTAGGGTTTGAAATTCCCAATCATGGGTATTTAGTATCATGGGCGAAACAAGGTATTTTGATGCTAAATGCAGTACTAACAGTCAGGGCGCATACACCAAATTCTCATAAAAATCAGGGTTGGGAAACTTTCACAGATGCAGTAATTAGCAAAGTTAACCAAAAGCTAGATCCGGTTGTGTTTGTGTTGTGGGGAGGATACGCCCAAAAAAAGCTGAAATTAATAGATACAAAGCGACATACAGTGATTCAATCTGCCCACCCTTCACCTCTTTCTGCGCGTAATGGCTTTTTTGGTAGCAAACCTTTTTCAGCTATTAATTCAGCTTTGCGTTCCTTTGGTAAGCCAGAGATTGATTGGCAAATTCCAGATTTATAG
- a CDS encoding M16 family metallopeptidase — MKLRSYMLIGLLLSLLLSTAPISGNLTNAATPTTVTPVSSLALSQGVQKTVLDNGLTVLTKEVHTAPVVSVQVWYKVGSRNEGKGENGISHQLEHLMFKGTKERPVQFGRLFSALGSQFNAYTSYDETVYFGTVQRDKLEALLTLEADRMENSLVGPEQLTSEKRVVISELQGYENSPSYRLSKAVMQAAFPNRAYGLSVGGTKADVEQFTVDQVRNYYQRYYSPENATLVITGDFATEPTLKAVKETFGKVTPRPKQATSLPEPKQVANPANTPVANKAPIVLKQPGSTALLQVVYPLPDIKHPDVPAIDVMDAILTGGRSSRLYQALVESGLASSVNGSAAELLEPGWYEINATAAPGKELTKIYQVLQQSLAKLQQQPVTTEELNRAKTQLQASFILSNQDITSQANQLGYNQTIAGDYHFVEKYLAAIAKVTPQDVQRVAKTYLSPAKQTIGFFEPTQPDGQQASAGGGSGRTVENFSPGKPVDPAELAKYLPPATSATSSSKQALPEQFTLANGLRVLLLPDHSVPTINLNGQIDAGTEFDGNQKSGLANLTARNLMNGTKTQNALALAKTLEDRGADLDFSASREGVIISGQGISTNLPVLIQTLGDVVQNATFPADQLELTRQRALTSLKVQLDDPQTLARRVFQQTIYPKNHPFHSFPTADTFKSITRDDLVRFYQEHYRPDTTTIALVGDFNPTQVKALLNQTFGKWQVKGKPPTLNLPKVDLPTTLTRLNKAIPGKAEAITYIGYNSISRKDPRFYAAMVLNQILGGDTLSSRLGTEVRDRQGFTYGIYSYFTAGINPGPFFIQMQTAPQDADKAIASTLALLKQVREQGVTEAEFNTAKRSLTNSYPVELANPGDLVSTILSNSVFGLSPKEIREYPQRIESVKMSDVQEVIQELIKPENVVIVTAGSPPTVSKGD, encoded by the coding sequence ATGAAGCTACGCTCATACATGCTTATAGGTTTATTACTGAGTTTGCTGCTTAGTACTGCGCCGATTTCTGGCAATCTGACTAATGCAGCAACACCCACAACTGTCACGCCTGTATCCAGTCTTGCACTTTCCCAGGGTGTGCAAAAAACTGTATTGGACAATGGTTTAACAGTACTTACTAAAGAAGTGCATACTGCACCTGTGGTCAGCGTGCAGGTATGGTATAAAGTCGGCTCTCGCAATGAAGGTAAAGGCGAAAATGGTATCTCCCACCAATTAGAGCATTTAATGTTTAAAGGTACTAAAGAACGTCCTGTGCAGTTTGGGCGGTTATTTAGTGCTTTAGGTAGTCAGTTTAATGCTTATACTAGCTATGACGAAACAGTGTATTTTGGCACGGTGCAGCGAGACAAGCTGGAAGCACTGCTGACTTTAGAAGCCGATCGCATGGAAAATTCGTTAGTTGGGCCTGAGCAACTAACGAGTGAGAAGCGGGTAGTAATATCCGAGTTGCAAGGATATGAAAATTCCCCCAGCTATCGTTTGAGTAAAGCAGTGATGCAAGCTGCATTTCCCAATCGTGCTTATGGTTTATCTGTGGGAGGAACAAAAGCTGATGTGGAGCAATTTACTGTAGATCAGGTACGAAATTATTACCAAAGATATTACAGCCCAGAAAATGCCACCTTGGTAATTACAGGAGATTTTGCCACAGAACCGACGCTTAAGGCTGTAAAAGAAACTTTTGGCAAGGTTACGCCACGACCAAAACAAGCTACAAGTTTACCAGAACCAAAGCAGGTAGCGAATCCTGCTAATACTCCAGTGGCGAACAAAGCACCGATTGTTTTGAAACAACCTGGAAGTACAGCATTACTACAAGTTGTGTATCCTTTACCAGATATCAAGCATCCTGATGTGCCAGCAATTGATGTCATGGATGCTATCCTCACAGGTGGACGTAGTTCTCGGCTTTATCAGGCTTTAGTAGAATCTGGACTTGCTAGTTCAGTTAATGGTAGCGCCGCCGAACTGCTCGAACCGGGATGGTATGAAATTAATGCTACTGCGGCTCCTGGTAAAGAGTTAACGAAAATTTACCAAGTATTGCAACAATCTTTGGCAAAACTGCAACAACAGCCAGTTACTACTGAAGAACTAAATCGCGCCAAAACTCAACTACAAGCTTCATTTATTCTCAGTAACCAAGACATCACCAGTCAAGCCAACCAACTGGGATATAACCAAACTATTGCCGGAGATTACCATTTTGTTGAAAAGTATTTAGCTGCGATCGCTAAAGTTACGCCACAAGATGTGCAACGAGTGGCGAAAACTTACCTCAGTCCGGCAAAACAAACTATTGGTTTCTTTGAACCAACTCAACCAGATGGTCAACAAGCCTCTGCTGGTGGAGGTTCTGGACGTACTGTGGAAAACTTTAGCCCTGGTAAACCTGTAGATCCAGCAGAACTGGCGAAATACTTACCTCCTGCTACCTCAGCTACCAGTTCCAGCAAACAAGCTTTACCAGAACAGTTTACCTTGGCAAATGGCTTGCGGGTGCTGCTGTTACCTGACCATAGTGTCCCCACAATTAATCTCAATGGACAAATTGATGCTGGTACGGAATTTGATGGTAATCAAAAATCTGGACTAGCGAATTTAACTGCTAGAAACTTAATGAATGGCACAAAAACTCAAAATGCTCTGGCTTTGGCGAAAACCTTAGAAGATAGAGGAGCCGATTTAGATTTTAGTGCCAGTCGTGAAGGAGTTATTATTAGCGGTCAAGGAATCTCAACAAATCTGCCCGTATTAATTCAAACTTTGGGTGATGTAGTACAAAATGCTACCTTCCCCGCCGACCAGTTAGAACTGACAAGACAACGGGCGCTGACGAGTTTGAAAGTGCAACTTGATGACCCTCAAACTCTCGCTAGAAGAGTATTCCAGCAAACAATTTACCCAAAAAATCATCCCTTCCACAGCTTTCCCACAGCTGATACTTTCAAGAGTATTACTCGTGATGATTTGGTTCGCTTCTACCAAGAACATTACCGACCGGACACCACCACGATCGCACTCGTGGGTGATTTTAACCCCACTCAAGTAAAAGCTTTACTCAATCAGACTTTTGGCAAATGGCAAGTCAAAGGTAAGCCGCCAACTCTCAATCTACCCAAAGTAGATTTACCTACGACTTTGACACGCTTGAACAAGGCAATTCCCGGCAAAGCCGAAGCCATTACTTATATTGGTTACAACAGCATCTCGCGCAAAGACCCGCGTTTTTACGCAGCAATGGTGCTGAATCAAATTTTAGGTGGCGATACCTTATCTAGCCGCTTGGGTACAGAAGTGCGCGATCGCCAAGGTTTCACCTACGGGATTTATAGCTACTTCACTGCGGGAATTAATCCGGGCCCCTTCTTTATCCAGATGCAGACAGCGCCCCAAGATGCTGACAAAGCGATCGCCAGCACTTTGGCGTTACTTAAACAGGTACGCGAACAAGGCGTAACTGAAGCAGAATTTAACACCGCCAAACGTTCTCTTACCAACAGCTACCCTGTAGAGTTAGCTAATCCCGGCGATTTAGTATCTACAATTTTGAGCAATTCCGTCTTTGGACTTTCACCAAAAGAAATTCGCGAATATCCTCAGCGCATTGAGTCAGTCAAAATGTCAGATGTGCAGGAGGTAATTCAGGAGCTAATTAAACCAGAAAATGTAGTCATTGTCACAGCTGGTTCACCGCCTACTGTATCTAAAGGTGACTAA
- a CDS encoding Uma2 family endonuclease, protein MISTERRYTLDEYHAIEEKAEGRSEYRDGEIVDIPGRTLKHSRIGRNILAYLTFLLRDTQFEPINSDLRLWIPEYRRGVYPDVMVFDGEPQLNDGRLNEVLNPLLIVEVLSPSTADYNHQNKFRIYRSIVSFSEYLLVEQDEPFVELYSKQTQGWLLSEFKGLEVAISLDSVGLKLPMS, encoded by the coding sequence ATGATTTCTACCGAGCGCCGCTACACTTTGGATGAATATCACGCCATCGAAGAAAAAGCAGAAGGACGCAGCGAATATCGAGATGGAGAAATTGTAGACATTCCCGGACGAACGCTCAAACACAGCCGCATTGGCCGGAATATCTTAGCTTATCTTACCTTTTTGCTACGAGATACTCAATTTGAGCCAATAAACAGCGATTTGCGGCTGTGGATTCCAGAATATAGACGTGGGGTATATCCAGACGTAATGGTTTTTGATGGTGAACCGCAATTAAATGATGGTCGCTTAAATGAAGTCTTGAATCCTTTGCTGATTGTTGAAGTACTCTCTCCTTCCACCGCAGATTACAACCACCAAAACAAATTCCGTATATATCGCTCAATTGTGAGTTTTAGCGAATATTTATTAGTCGAGCAAGATGAACCATTTGTTGAACTTTATAGTAAGCAAACTCAAGGTTGGTTGCTCAGTGAATTTAAAGGTTTAGAAGTAGCTATTTCCCTAGATTCAGTTGGTCTTAAATTACCAATGTCATAA
- a CDS encoding GNAT family N-acetyltransferase: MKIRLFQQQDAEQIAQLFHETVREVNIGDYSENQVQAWAPDNINFRNWATICAERFTYVADDRGVIAGFGELETNGHIDCFYCHKNYQRMGVGSKIYAAIEAKTYELGINRLYVEASITAKRFFLSMGFSTIAEQQVERRGEIFVNYAMQKFLISR; encoded by the coding sequence ATGAAAATACGATTATTTCAACAGCAAGATGCTGAACAAATAGCACAATTATTTCACGAAACAGTACGTGAAGTTAATATTGGTGACTATTCAGAAAATCAAGTTCAAGCTTGGGCACCAGATAATATTAATTTTAGAAACTGGGCAACAATCTGTGCAGAAAGATTCACTTACGTTGCTGATGACCGAGGTGTAATTGCAGGTTTTGGCGAATTAGAAACCAACGGACATATAGACTGCTTTTACTGCCATAAAAATTATCAGCGCATGGGTGTGGGTAGTAAAATTTATGCGGCAATTGAAGCCAAAACTTATGAATTAGGAATTAATCGCTTATACGTTGAAGCTAGTATTACTGCCAAACGTTTTTTCTTAAGTATGGGGTTTTCCACCATCGCTGAACAACAGGTAGAACGTCGGGGAGAAATTTTTGTAAATTATGCAATGCAGAAGTTTTTAATTTCTCGCTGA
- a CDS encoding DUF433 domain-containing protein encodes MQLVSREHIEIASDVRSGKPRIVGTRIAVEDVAVMHLKLGYSLVEIAGKYDLSLASVYAAMAYYFDHREEIDRRTDQEDELVEVMKQNHPSRLQDKLRQLRNE; translated from the coding sequence ATGCAGTTAGTCAGTCGGGAGCATATTGAGATCGCTTCTGATGTGCGGAGTGGAAAGCCTCGTATTGTTGGTACCCGCATTGCTGTAGAAGATGTGGCAGTAATGCATTTAAAGTTAGGATATTCCTTAGTAGAGATTGCTGGTAAGTATGACTTGTCACTGGCATCTGTTTATGCAGCAATGGCTTATTACTTCGATCACCGCGAGGAAATTGATCGCCGCACAGACCAAGAAGATGAGTTAGTTGAGGTGATGAAGCAAAATCATCCCTCACGGCTTCAAGACAAACTCAGACAGTTACGAAATGAGTGA
- a CDS encoding DUF5615 family PIN-like protein, producing the protein MSERIRFHLDENVDPAIALGLRRYGIDVTTTNDVKLRTKSDEVQLAFIQETQRVLFTQDTDFLIIASSRLDHPGITYCRKGTRSIGEIIQTLVLIYEVMTPEEMVGHVEFL; encoded by the coding sequence ATGAGTGAACGAATTCGCTTCCATCTTGATGAAAATGTCGATCCGGCTATTGCGCTTGGCTTGCGTCGTTATGGAATAGATGTCACAACAACTAATGATGTAAAATTACGCACTAAAAGCGATGAAGTTCAGTTAGCGTTTATTCAGGAAACACAGCGAGTATTGTTTACCCAAGATACTGATTTTTTAATTATTGCAAGTTCTAGACTCGATCATCCTGGTATTACCTACTGTAGGAAAGGAACTCGTTCAATTGGTGAAATTATTCAAACCTTGGTTTTGATTTATGAAGTAATGACACCTGAAGAGATGGTGGGACATGTCGAGTTTTTGTGA